The Aulosira sp. FACHB-615 genome contains the following window.
TTTACTTGTCGATCCCCATCACACACCAGAAATTCAGCAAGCTCAAGGTCAACTGAAAATCGATGCAATTCCTGACCCCCATCTCCAGCGCATTTTTCAGTTAGTCACTAACACTTCCGCAAAAACCCAAGTCCTCAACAATAGCCAAGACCGTGAATATCTCGCAGTGACTCGCTTGAAAGGGCCAAACTGGTATTTTGTCACAGTCTATCCCCAATCATTGCTATCAGGAACAGCTTGGGATATGGCTCAATTTATTTTAATATCTGGTGCCGTGGCATTACTGGTTGAAGTTTTATTATTGTTGTCGGTTTTGCAACAACAAATCGCTAAACCACTGCAAACATTAACCGCCGCTAGTCAGCAAATTGCTAATGGTGACTTTGCAATTAATTTGGATACTAATCGCCAAGATGAACTCGGAGAACTCGCCAGTTCTTTCAACAGCATGGTAAATCAGTTAAAGACTTCTTTTATTGAACTAGAACGGATAAATAATGCCTTAGAACTAAAAGTTGATGAACGCACAACAACATTACAAAAGACACTTCAAGAATTGCAACGTACCCAAACCCAAATGATTCAAAGCGAAAAAATGTCCGCTTTGGGTCAACTGGTAGCAGGTGTAGCCCATGAAATCAATAATCCTGTTAGTTTTATTTATGGGAACCTCAGCTATATCGAAACTTACATCGCAGATTTGTTGAAATTTATCCAACTATATCAGCATTACTATCCTCATCCAGTGGCAGAAATTAAAATCGAGGCTGACAAATTGGATTTGGCATTTGCTCTCGATGATTTGCCCAAGATGGTGGCTTCGATGAAAATCGGCACAGAGCGGATTCGTGAAATTGTGTTATCATTACGGAATTTTACTCGTTTAGATGAAGCCGAATTTAAAGCAGTTAATATTCATGAGGGTATTGATAGTACATTATTAATTTTACAAAATCGTCTGAGAGAGCAAGCACAACGCCCAGCCATAGAAGTTGTAAAACAATATAGTAATTTACCTTTAATTAGCTGTTATCCTGGACAACTAAATCAGGTATTTATGAACATTATATCTAATGCTATTGATGCCATAGAACTTGCAAATAAGCAGCTTAGTAGAACAGAAAAAACAAGATATAAAAATCAAATATTGATTCAGACTCAAGTGTTATCAGAAAACCAAGTTATAATTTCTATTGTAGATAATGGGTCAGGAATTAATGACGCTATAATCACCAAAATATTTGACCCATTTTTCACAACTAAAGATGTGGGTAAAGGTTCTGGATTGGGTTTATCTATCAGTTATCAAATTGTGACTGAATTACATCAAGGTCAACTTCATTGTCATTCGATATTAGGCACAGGCACAGAGTTTGTGATTACTTTGCCTGTGCAAGCTAAACGCAGGCTTTGATTGCAGATATAAATATTGGGTGTGGCGTTGCATAATTGCGGGATAATTTATCTCATACCATTTCACTCTAAACATGATACAGATAGGCAAGCAGCGCCTCGACTCCGCTCGGCGACCGGAAACAAAGGTGTAGAGGAAGTGATTTGTATCAGTAATTTCGTGAATTGGTATCACGCAGAGGCGCAGAGACGCAGAGAGAATCAGGAGTTAAAAATTTCAATAAATCAAAATTCATCCCCTGATTCAGCAATGCCGAATATTTTATTTAAAAATATAAATATTGGTGCGATCGCTCAAATAATACATCTATTTACCAAATTTCGATACAGCCAGACTATTCCATAAATACCAGCGCCAAGGCAAGTCTACACCTTTAGTCAAACCAATGCGCGTAGTCTGAATTAACGAGAGATTTCCTTGTTCTAGCTGTTGTTGAAACTCAGGCTGGCGGTGTTCTAACCAGAGGGGTTGACCAAATTCTAGGGGTATTGCATTCAATGTCAAATCAATTTTCAAAGCGCGGCAAAGTTTACCCGGCCCGGCGGCGATGCGATGTGGTTTGAGTTTTTCTTGATGATCAACCCAGGTAGGGACTTGCTCTAACTCCAAGGCGCGAAGAAGCACCGCACTAGGAATTCCCTCTTTGTCAGTTACCACATTCAAGCAGTGGTAAACACCATAAATTAAGTACACATAAGCTTTTCCAGCCGCATCAAACATGACCTGATTGCGAGTAGTCCGACTACGATAAGCGTGCATTGCTGGATCATCGGGTGCATAGGCT
Protein-coding sequences here:
- a CDS encoding ATP-binding protein produces the protein MVVQFRQIFNQQWSWRAFPWLKKCLTSLTYKTLLNMALRVTMVVLLSAGVSYAHVMSRLESQTQAQLEKYIQERGDQESSLFQLAQDNIAALRDRLLLEFQQPTNINVQSEFEREYFSWNDGSLRNFPQNRPIQEFDSTRYASSAISLKTPLTTEFKQRMLIANTIISAYGAAWSHRFVNTYFLAPENAGVNYWNGVPMALQAPPDIYIPNEEYFYIAAPQHNPARLPQWTGVYLDPIVKVWMVSAVLPIYQGDRFLGVVGHDVVLTSLIQHTTQNQLPGTYNLIFRADGRLLVDPHHTPEIQQAQGQLKIDAIPDPHLQRIFQLVTNTSAKTQVLNNSQDREYLAVTRLKGPNWYFVTVYPQSLLSGTAWDMAQFILISGAVALLVEVLLLLSVLQQQIAKPLQTLTAASQQIANGDFAINLDTNRQDELGELASSFNSMVNQLKTSFIELERINNALELKVDERTTTLQKTLQELQRTQTQMIQSEKMSALGQLVAGVAHEINNPVSFIYGNLSYIETYIADLLKFIQLYQHYYPHPVAEIKIEADKLDLAFALDDLPKMVASMKIGTERIREIVLSLRNFTRLDEAEFKAVNIHEGIDSTLLILQNRLREQAQRPAIEVVKQYSNLPLISCYPGQLNQVFMNIISNAIDAIELANKQLSRTEKTRYKNQILIQTQVLSENQVIISIVDNGSGINDAIITKIFDPFFTTKDVGKGSGLGLSISYQIVTELHQGQLHCHSILGTGTEFVITLPVQAKRRL
- a CDS encoding DNA-3-methyladenine glycosylase, which produces MTSNIDATWLTRSSTLVAPELIGCTLVRQMPDGRIFRGIIVETEAYAPDDPAMHAYRSRTTRNQVMFDAAGKAYVYLIYGVYHCLNVVTDKEGIPSAVLLRALELEQVPTWVDHQEKLKPHRIAAGPGKLCRALKIDLTLNAIPLEFGQPLWLEHRQPEFQQQLEQGNLSLIQTTRIGLTKGVDLPWRWYLWNSLAVSKFGK